CGCAGACCAACATCATCGGCACCCTGAATATTTTGCAAAACTGTATCAGGACAGGCGTAAAAAAAGTCATTTTTGCTTCTTCGGGCGGTGTCGTTTACGGTGAGCAGGACTATTTTCCGGCCGATGAGAACCATCCGCAAAGACCTTATTGTCCCTACGGTGTGGCTAAACTGACTGGTGAAAAATATCTCTTTTTTTATCGTCTGACGTATGGTTTGCAGTACACGGCATTTCGCTATGCCAATGTCTATGGTCCGCGTCAGAATCCGCACGGTGAAGCGGGCGTGGTTGCGATTTTTCTGCAAAAGCTGCTGAGAGGCGAGCAGCCGATCATCAACGGCGACGGCGGACAGACGCGCGATTTCGTTTATATCGATGATGTCGTTGCGGCAAACATTGCCGCATTGACGGATGCCGATGGAGAAATTTTGAATATCGGCACCGGTATCGAAACCTCGGTCAATGAGCTGTATGATTTGTTGATGCGCCTTTGCGACAGCAAAATCGCAGCGAAATATGGACCGGCCAAAGCGGGAGAGCAGCGCCGCAGCGTTCTGGACGTGCGCCGTGCAGCGGAAGTCCTGGGCTGGCGGCCGCGAGTGAGCCTCGAAGAGGGTTTGGCGCGCACGATCGAATTTTTCCGTCATTTTGAGAGCCGTGGATAGAATGGTCATCAGCAAAAGGGAGAAAATTTGTGCCGAGATCTGAGCAGGCTGTAATCATCGACCCTGCGCGGGAGGAGCACTGGCGGGAAGTCCAACGCGACGTCGGGATTATCGGCGAATCCGATAAAACGCGCCAGCTGATCGAGACCATCGAGCAGGTTGCGCCGACCGACATCTCGGTGCTGATCACCGGCGAAAGCGGCACCGGCAAAGAATTGGTGGCGCGCGCCATCCATCTGCGCAGCAAGCGGCGAAATGCCCCGCTGATTACCGTCAACAGCAGCGCCATTCCGGAGGGAATTCTGGAATCCGAGCTGTTCGGTCATGAGAAGGGGTCGTTTACGGGCGCCTCAGGGACTCGTAAAGGCTATTTCGAATTGGCGCATCGCGGCAGCATTTTTCTCGACGAGATCGGCGAGTTGCCGCTGTCGATTCAGGCCAAACTGCTGCGGGTTTTGGAGGTGCGCGAATTTATGCGCGTAGGCGGAACCGTAGTCCAGGAGGTTGATGTGCGGTTTATCGCCGCCACCAATCGCCGACTGGATGAAGAGGTTCGCAAGGGCAATTTTCGTCAGGATTTGTACTTTCGCCTCAACGCGGTTCACATTCATGTACCTGCGCTGCGGGAACGGCGGGAGGACATCATTCCGTTAGCCCAAAAGTTCATCAATGATTTCTGCCGTCACAATCACATCGAGTTCGAGGGTTTTACCGAGAGCGCCTATCACCTGATGCAGCAGTACGACTGGCCCGGCAACGTGCGCGAGCTGCGGAATTTGGTTGAAAAAGTCATTGTTCTTGAGCGTGGGCGTCGCATAGACGATGTGACGCTTCGAAAATACATTTCTCCCTACGCATTTTCAGAAAAGGCGCTGCCGGTGCCGATTGAGCGCCCTAAAGAAGAGTTGGAGCGGGAACTCCTTCTGCGGGTATTATTGGAAATTAAAAGTGAAATCGCCCAATTACGGGAGTTGCTGCTTGCCGGTGGGTCAAAACGATACAGTTTATATCCTTGGCGCGGGGATGCTTTTACGCCGGAAGCAGAGGTGGTGCGCGCCGAGGAGGAGGAAGCGCCGGAGACCATGAGCGACATGGAACGCGAAATGATTATCTCAACCTTAGCTAAAACAAATGGTAATCGTCGCCAGGCAGCCAAGATTCTCGGCATCAGCGAGCGCACTTTGTATCGAAAGATTCTCAAATACGGTCTGCGGGATGAAAAAAAATAACCGAAAAAGCTTTTTTTTGGCCCTGGGCATTATTATTGCACTTCAATCTTGCGCCTATTATTCTTTAAAGGGTTCTCTGCCGCCGCACCTCAAGACGGTCGCAGTGCCGCTGTTCGAAAATCAGACGTCGGAGTTCGGCATTGCAGAAAAGTTGACCGATACCGTGATCAATGAATTGGTGCGCGACGGCAGCTTAAAGATCGCCGACCGTTCGGTAGCCGACGTGCTGATCGAAGGAATCATCACCAGCGTGAATGACCGTCCGGGCGCCTTTTCGCAGGACGAACGGGTGCAGGATATCAATGTTTACATCTCGGTCAGCGTCAAGGTTACGGATCAGGTCAAGCAGACGGTCATGTGGAACGAACGGCTGACGCAATTCGGCGTCTACGATCCGAGCAGCGGCCCGGAAGGCCGTCAGCAGGCCTACGAAGAAGCCTTTGCCAAGATCAGCCAGGAAATTCTCAACAAAACTGTTTCGACATGGTAGAAAATAGAAAATTTACTTGCTATACTGATAAGATAGTTTTAAGTTAATATTAACGAAAACGCAAGGAACGGGGATAGTGCCTAATATGCCTTTTATCGCATTTGAAAATAGTGACATCGATTGGCTAAAGAGAAAGGTCGAACAAAACCCTGCTTCCATTTTTCACGCTCGACTGGCAGACTATTACCTCCGCCAGAAAGAATATGACCGCGCCCTTGAGCACGCTCAGAAAAGCGTCGTTCTACATCCCGATTATCCGTCGGCGCATTGGGTTCTGGCCAAGTGCTATTACGAACGCCAGGAATATGATAAGGCAAATAAAAGCCTTCAGGATTTGTTACGCCTCGATCCTCAACATCCCGCTGCTTTAAAACTGAGCTGCGAACTGATGAAGCAGGTGGGCGATCTCTATAAAGCCAAAGAGTATCTCCGCCGAATTTTAGAGATCGATCCGGCAGACAAGGACATAGTCAAACAGCTGGCCGGAGAAGAGGAGCGGTTGGAACCGGCCGACCGCAGCGCCTCACACGCAGCACCGGAAGCATCGGCTCCGAGTATACCGGCGGCGCGAATCGATGAATCGCAGGAACCGCAGGCGCCCCCTGCTAGAACTGTGGAGGAGGCGCCAGAACAGCCGTCTGAGACGAATTGGGACATTTCACAGTTTGAGTTTTTAAATACCGAAACGGTACCCGGCGCTCCAACTCCGGAGCCGTCGCCTTGGCCGGCGATGGAGGTTACCCCGACTCCCGAAACCGAAGAAACACCTGCTGCTGCACCACAGAATTTGGATTGGCTGTTCGACACGCAACAAACCGGACCGCAACCGGAAACTCCTGTGGAAGAGAACGGCAGTGTCGAGTTTCAAACTGCCTTTCCTGCAGATGAGGCGGAAGAGACCGCACCCGCCGCCTCCGTTGAAGAGCCGCCTTCCGTCCAAGATGATTTTGATTTGAACTGGGACTCTATTCAGCAGGATTTGAACCTCCAGAGCGAAACGCGCCAGTTCAATGAAATGCTGGAGGAAATCTTTCGCATTGATCTGGATGTCGAGGAGCAACAGGAAAAGCAGGAGCATGCACTGATTCAGAACGCTGCTTACGAACCGGAAGCGGCTGAGGAGAATCCGATAGAGTTTTCTTTGGAAGAACCCTTTACAGACGCCGGCGCACCGGCCGACGCGGAATTTCAGCCTTCCTTCCAAGAGCCGTTTTCCAATGGCGTGCAAATGCCGGCAGCGGAAACAGATCAATCCGAGAAATCCGGTTCCAATTTATTCGAGCAAATTTTCGGCACCTCAAATCCGACTCAGAACGAGACCATACCTGCAGAACCCTTTGCGCCGGCTTCTTCAACCGGCAAAGACGAGCGGCCGTCTCGTAACATTGACATAAAGGATGTATTAGCGGGCCTCGACATTCGTGAGGATGCGATTTTGCAGGAGGCTCCCCAAATAGAGGCGGTAAAGCCGCCGGAGGAGCCGTCCAGACCGGGGATTCAGCGGCCGCCTTTTGCGGGTGAGGAAGAGTATCCGCCTGCTGAAGAATCCGAAGCCGATAAATCCTCTGTATCTTATGGGGTAGAGTCTCACGGCGAACCAGAGGAAGAAAAAAGCGTCAGGCGCGCACCGACCAAGTTCATTACGCCGACCTTGGGAGAAATCTATGCGTCGCAGGGTCAATACGCCAAGGCGATCGGCGTTTATGAGAATCTGCTGAAAAACGATCCGCAAAACATTGTCTATCGGCAAAAGCTGGAATGGCTGCGGCAAAAGCTCCAGGAACAGCAGCTCTCCGGATTGCAATAAATCGCCTGCCGCAGCAGCGAGAGATGGGGAAGCGCGTTTTTTCCGACCGCATAGGCTCTCAAGAAATCGATATTTCTGTGGTCATTGTGACTTTCAACAATCGTTTTACGATCGGGCGATGCATCGAAACGCTCGCCCGATTTATGTCCCCCCTGCAGGTTGAATTGATTCTCATCGATAACGCCTCTTCAGACGGCACAAAGACCCTGCTGGAAGAAATCGATCGCCGGCTGCATTCCGACTTTGCTTCATTGACGATTATGTTCAACTCTAAAAATTTAGGCTACACGCAGGCCGTCAACCAGGGGCTTGTCCTTTGCCGCGGCAGATGGGTCCTGCTTCTTAACCCCGATATCGAATTCGTCGCCCCGATTCTGGCGACTTTGACGGCTTTATTTTCACGAAGCGAGATCGTCGCCGTTGCACCGCAGCTGCGTTACCCCGACGGCAAGATTCAGCCTTCCTGCCGGCGCTTTCCCATCAAACGCGATATTCTATTCGAAGTCCTCGGCCTATCGCGGCTTTTTCCCCACAGCACTTTTTTCAACCGTTGGCGCATGCCCGATTTTGCCCATGATCATTCCTGCGCCGTTGAGCAGCCTCAGGGCGCCTTTCTGCTTATCCGCCGCTCGATCATGCAGACCGTCGGGCTTTTAGACGAGCGGTTTCCGATGTTTTTCAGCGACGTCGATCTCTGTCGGCGACTTTGTCGGCACGGCGTCATCTGGTTCTGCTCCGAAGGATACGTCGTGCATCTGAAAGGCGTCAGCGTTCACCAGGTGCGTGACCGAATGATCGTCAGCTCGCATCGATCGTTTGCCGACTATTTTGCAAAATATGACCAAACCAACCGTCAAGCTGCGGCTACGCTATTGATCCGTTTTGTTCTCTTGTGTGCTTTGCCTATACGGCTGGCGGCTGTAGTTTTGCAAAAACGATGAAACGTCTTCGGCGCCCTGAACATTAAGGCAATTTCTCGGTTTAATGAAAAGATTCTTACGGTTGAATCAAAAACAATGAAATCTAATCTGAGGCAATTGCTCAAAACCTTTCGGCTGTTTATTTGCCTGGCTTGGTTGTTTGCCGATCATGCGGCTGAAGGCCGGACACTTCTTTTCAAACTGGCTCAACCGGCGGTCGCCAAGCGCGGAGCCTCGGAAGCGCTGACCGGTATCGGGGCAGTGGACCAACTTCTGGCAGCCGAGGGAGTCGAGCGCGTTGAACCTCTTTTTAAATTAAAGCTCCCCGAAAGATCCGAGCTCAACGATTGGTATGTTTGCAAGGTTTCCGACAGTGCGGATTTTCAGCAGTTGATCGATAGGTTGATGGAGACCCGCTTTGTGGCGGCGGCGCAGCCAAATCATGTCTTCCGCCTGCATTACGAACCCAACGATTCCCTTTACCCNNNNNNNNNNTTCATGCGGCTCAAGCATGGGACCTCCAGCGCGGCAGCAGCTCCGTGGTTGTCGGCGTCATCGACACCGGCATAGATTACCGCCATCCGGATCTACAGGAGAGTCTCTGGTTCAATTCGGCGGAAAAACCCAACGGCCGCGACGATGACGGCAATGGTTTTGTCGATGATCTCTACGGCTGGGACTTTACCGATGCGCCGAATTATCCTGACGGCGGAGATTACCTGCTGCGCGACAATGATCCCATGGACGAGCACGGCCACGGTACGGCCGTTGCGGGTTTGATTGCCGCGCGTACAGACAACGGTATCGGGATTGCCGGATTGGCGCACGGTTGCCGCGTCATGAACCTGCGCGCTTTTACGGCTTCCGGATATGGCGAGGAAGATGATGTCGCTGCGGCCATCCTTTATGCGACGGCGAACGGCGCCCAAGTCATCAACATGAGCTTCGGAGATGTATTTGTGTCGCGTTTGATGGAAGATATTGTGCGCTATGCAGCCGCCCAGGGCGTGATCCTAGTTGCCTCCGCCGGTAATTCAGCGACCAACGAGATTCATTATCCCTCAGGCTTTGCAGAAACGATTTCCGTGGCTGCAACGGATGAAAACGATCAGCCCGCCTCTTTTTCGAATCACGGCGGCACCATCGATCTCTCGGCTCCGGGCAGCTCAATTATCAGCACTTCTTTGAGGGGCGGCTATGCCAAATGGAACGGAACTTCCTTTTCGGCACCTTTTGTATCAGCCGCGGCGGCGCTGCTGCTGTCGCAGCGGCCCAATCTCTCGGCGGATGCCGTGCGCGCCGTGCTGGTCAATTCCGCCGATGACCTCGGAACGCCCGGATGGGACGACCGTTTCGGCGCCGGACGATTGAACGTTTACCGCGCGCTGACCCTGCCGGACGGCGCAATCGCGCAGATTCTTTTTCCGGTATTGGATGCGGGACTGGCGCACGGGCCGATTGACATTATCGGCTCGGCGTGGACGCCTCTCTTTGTCGGTTATCGCTTGGAATTCGGATACGGAACGTCTCCTAAGAGTTGGACGATCCTCGCCGAAGGCCGAGAGCCCGTGATCGAAGGGTTACTCGGCCGTTGGGAAAAGCTGCCCGAACAGGAGGGTGAGATTTCCCTTCGTCTGATGGTCAAGGACCGGCGCAATCGAGAGACGACGGCACAAACGCGACTGTTCATCGATCACAGCGCGCCGCAGATCAGTTCCGTCACCGTGCTGCCCATGCTGGATGCCGATCGACGCGCCGTGCTGATTCAGTATGAAACCGACGACCTCTGCGAAGGGTCTTTATTTTACCGAATCCGTGGGGAAAACGAATTTCACGAGCTGCCTCTGACCTACCGCACACGCACCCTGCGTCGATTGCTCAATCAGGAGAAGGTCGAGGGCGAGATCGAATTTAAAGTTGCCGCGCGCAACGGCGCCGGTCTGGTCTCGATCGACGACAATCAGGGACTCTATTATCGCGCTGATCTTTCTCTACCCCCCGTAGACGCAGGCTTGTTGACGCAAAAGGGCATTGTCCTGCCTTTCGGTCGACTCTTGGGCAAAAGCAGCGATTTCGATGCGGACGGTCGACCTGAGGTAATTCTATCCGTCGGCGAGTCGGGCGCCGTCGGTCCGATCAAGCTTTTTGAGTGGGACGGGACTGCAATGCAGGAGGTCTTTGCCGCGGCCTTGCCTCTCATTCCGCGCGACGTCGGCGATGCGGACGGCGACGGAGTGCCGGAACTGCTGGCAGGCTACGGCGTCGACAGCTATCTGTTTGCCGGATCCGGCGTCGGCGATTTTCCTTCTCAGCTCAAGGCAATCTGGCGGGGCGACGGGGTTCGTCAGTATTGGGCAGGCCGTATTGCTGATACGGACCGCGACGGCCGTGCAGAGATCATCATGCGCGTCGTGCAGACGAGCGGTGAATCCTTTGATCGCTGGGAAGTGCATGAAAGGAATATGCGCGGCGAATTCGAAACAGCAGCCGTACTTGCCAATCCGACCAAAGGAGAAAATTTCAACGGTGTGCCGCACTGCGAGATTGCCGATTTTGACGGCGACGGCCGCTTGGAAATTTTGCTCGGCGACAGTGACGGCGACGTCTATATTTACGAAAATCGGGGAGACAATACTTTTATTACCGAATGGCAGGATCGTCTGCCTTTGCTCGATGCTGTCGACTATCTCGCGGTCGGCGATTTCGACGGCGACGGCATCAGTGATTTTGCAGCCGGTTGCCATTCGGATCCGAATCTCAATACCGAACACGACTATGATGCGCGGCATTGGTGCGTCCGCGTTTATCTCCATGAGGGCGACAATCGCTACCACGCGGCAGCGGAGCAGCGTATTTTCGGATTCGCCTCACCCCGCAACTATCTCAGCAGCCTCTCGGCCGGTGATCTCGACGGCGACGGCAAAGATGAGCTTTTCGTGACCGCTTTTCCCGACTTTTACATTTTTCGCTATCAGGATAATGAGCTGCAGCCGGTTTACCATCATCTGAACGCGCAGAATGCCGCCGTGCTGTCGGAGGACCTCGATGGTGACGGCCGCAAAGAGCTTTTGCTCGGCGACGGCAGCGAATTGCAGGCAATGATTATGGCTGACGAGGGAGCAGCCCCAGCAGTGCCGGCCGGTCTGTCGGCGCGGCCGCTGGATGAGCATCGCGTCCGCTTGTCCTGGCGCGCAGTGGAAGGTGCGGATTCTTATCGCCTCTATAAGGGCCGCCGGCAGGACAACTTGACTTTAGCGGCGGAGACAGTGCAGACCATCTATTTCGATGAGGATGTCAAAGAAGATTCGCTCTACTATTATGCGGTCCAAGCCGTGGATCTGCAAAAGCAGCCCCCGCACAGTCGCCTGTCCAACACGGTTACCGCACAACCCGGCGTGCGCCCGCAATTGATTTCGGCCGTGTATGAGGCCGCTGCGGCAGTTCGTCTGACTTTTTCCAAAGCCATGGGCGTCTCGGCCAAGGATGCGGTAAACTATCGGCTGAACAGGGGGAGCAGACCGAGCTCGGCAGCAGAAGCCGCAGGCGGCAAAGAGTGGGTCCTTTCTTTTTCTGTCCCTTTGGCCGAAGGTCAATCCCTCATCGAATGCATCGGACTCGCCGACCGCAATGGTGTGCCTATGGATTCGATGAAAAGCTCGGCCGAGTTTTGGGTGCCGGCGCCGACGATTTATCCTTTTCTGCAGCAGGCCGATTTTTCTAATGACGGCATTCGTTTGATATTCAACACGGAAATGATGATCGAATCGCTGAACGATACGGCTCATTATCGCATCAATGGAAAACGCCCCGCGGAGGTGCAGGCGCTTTCCAAACGGGAGTGTATCGTGACTCCGTTGCAACAGCCGGCGGCGGGAGACACTCTGCGGATGACGGTGCGCAACCTGCGCGCTGAAAACGGCAGAACGATTCATCTCGGCCGCGGAGATTCGATTGTGCTTATCGTTCCCAAACAGGATCAGACATCGCGGGGGATCTCTGTTTTCCCCAATCCTTGTCCGGCGACGGCGGAAACCGCTTTCGTCACCTTTGTCGGTTTGTCGGCAGGGGAACAGTTGGTTATTATGACCTCGGAAGGGCACAGGGTGAAGACGCTACGGCAGTCAGAGGCAACCCATTCGCTGAGGTGGGATTTGACCAACGATAAAGGCGAGCGGGTAGCTCCGGGAGTCTATTTGTTTCGCAGCTCCGAGCGTCATCGGTTCGGCAAAGTGGCGATTGTGCGATGAACAAGCCTGTCGTCGGATTAACCGGAACGCTCGGCAGCGGGAAAAGCTTGGCCGCCCAGATGATGCGGGATCGCGGCGCCTGCATCGTGGATATGGATCAAGTCGGCAAATGGGTGGTCGATCATGATCCTATAGTTCGCACAGAGCTGCAACGTGTTTTCGGAGCCGACATCTTTGATGCAGAAGGCCGACTCCGCCGCAGCGAGCTGGCGCAGATTGTTTTCAACGATACTGAAGCATTGGCGCGGCTGAATGCGGCCGTGCATCCTGCCATGGTCAGCCGTGCGGTACAGGAAGTGGAGAAAGCCAAGGGCTTGGGCTGTCGTTGTGTGGTGGTCGATGCTGCGCTTTTATTCGAGTTGGGGTTTGAACGTTATTGCGATTTGACGGTTTTTGTCGATGCACCCCTTCAAGTCTGCCTTGAGCGGGCGGTTCGTTTCAAAGGCTTTAGTCGGGAGCAGGCGTTAGCCCGCATTTCCGCGCAATGGCCGGCGGAACGGAAACGCGCCATGGCCGATCGAGTGCTCGACAACAGCGGCTCCTCGGCAGATTTGGAACGTCAGGTCGATGAATTGATGGATTATATCTGTAAGAACTTCTGATTGTCAACATGAGGGGGGTTCAGAATAGACCAGCGGTCATGGCGGCGCTGAGTCTTTTACTCGGCATGATCGCCGCTAACCGCTTTTGTATACCGACTGCGGCAGCTTGGGGTATTGCCGTCGGCTGCTTTTTCTCCTTACTCTTTGCATACTTTCGGCAAAAGAAACGATGTTTCTGGGCTCTCGGCGTTTTCGCGCTTGGCTCGTTAGGGGTGATTTTGGTCAACCGCCAACACCGATTGCCGTCCTCGTTCGATATAAGTTCCTACGCCGATATTCCACGACTTACGGCATTGGAGGGCGTTGTCTGCTCATTGCCGGAAGAAATCGAAAGCGGCGCAACAGCCATCGTCCAGGTGGACAGCGTATGGATCGACGGCGTCGGTCATTCCGCCTGCGGCCGCTGCCTGGTGCGCTGGTTCTACAGACCGGAGGACCTGCGTTATGGGGACCGCATCGTTGCCCGAGGCAAGTTAAGATTACCCCCCGGCGAGAGGAATCCGGGAGATTTTGATTACCGCCGCTATTTGGCGGCGCAGAAAATCTCAGCGCTTTTTTATGTCGTCTCTCCAAGCGACTTTTTGCGGCTGAGGCGCGGAGAAGGCAACCCTTTTATGCGCTTAATAGTGTCGCCGGTGCAGCGATTTGCCGTCGGATTGATCGATCGTGAGATCGGCGGTCGAGAGGGAGCTTTGCTCAAAGGGCTGCTCTTGGGATTACGGCGAGACATCGATGTCGAGGTTCATGAAGCGTTTGCCGATCTCGGCGTCATCCATGTCCTGGCGGTTTCGGGACTGCACGTCGGATTCGTTGCGGCGCTGCTGATCGGCTTGTTCGGACTCTTTCGCCTGAGAGAGCCTTGGCGGAGTCTTGCGGCATTGGCCGGATTATTTTTTTATGCTGCGCTCACCGGCTTCAAGCCGCCCGTCTTTCGTGCGACGATCATGGCGGCAATTTATTTGACCGGCAGATTGCTGCAAAGAAAAGCCGATCTGTTTAATACCTTGGCCGTCGCAGCAATTATTATTCTGCTCATTGAACCCCTGCAGCTTTTTGAGATCGGCTTTCAATTGAGTTTTGCAGCTGTCCTGGGCATCGGTTTCTTTTACGGCGAGTTAATGCGTCCCTTTGAAAAAAGTATGCGTCGCCTTCAGGAGCAGGGGAGAAGCCTGGTGCGTGCTGCCTTCTCACTGCTCATGGTGTCCGTGTCAGCGCAGATCGCCACGCTGCCGCTGACAATCGCTTATTTCAATCGTATTCCTCTTTATTCTCTGCCCGCAAATCTTCTCGTCGTGCCCACGGTGCAGCTTATCGTCATCTGGGAATTCCTCATGCTGCTTATCGCACCCTTTACGGCGGGGGCCGCTTCCTGTCTTGCCAACCTGCTTTGGCTGGGCTTGAAACTGCTGATTCAACTAGTGCAGTGGGCTGCCGACTTGCCCTACGCTTCTCTTACAGCCGGTTCTTCTTCGGCACCCTATTTTCTCTTGGTCTTGTGCTGCTTTTCTATTTTTTATGCGTGGAGCGGGCGCCGCTGGAGATTTGCAGTAATAGGAGCGGCTCTTGTCGCTTTGAATCTGATCGTTTGGCGTGCCGCAATGGCCCCGCCGCACGGCCTACTCTTGACGTTTCTGGACGTTGGTCAGGGTGACGCAATCCTTCTACAGTTTCCCAACGGCAAGACCATGCTGGTGGATTGCGGCGATCGCACGGAAACCTTTGATGCCGGAAGATCGATTGTCGTACCCTATCTTCGCCGTCAGGGCGTCCATAAACTGCACACGCTGGTGCTGACGCATCCCCACGCCGATCACATTGCCGGAGCCGAGTATCTGTTGCGGCATCTTTCGGTTGGACGCGTCGTTTGGAACAATGTGCCGTCCCTTGACCCCTCTGCAGCGGTTATCGACAGTCTTTTGCAGGCGCTCAAGCTGCCGATCAAACGCCTAAGCGCCGGCGACACGCTGCTGCTGGATGAGGAGGCGGTTGTAATGGTCATGCATCCGCCGCTCCGCAGCGCCGAAGCACCCGTCCAAAATATCAACAACGAATCGATTGTCCTTAAATGCGTCGCTTTCGGCTTTTCGGTTCTTTTGACCGGCGATGCGGAGATCCCCGCCGAGACGGAGATGATCCAATGCTATGGGCCGCTTTTGACTGCCGAAATTCTCAAACTCGGTCATCACGGCAGCGTTACGGCAAGCGGCAAAGAGTTTCGCCGTCTCGTGGCCGCTAAAACCTCGATCGTCTCTGTGGGCAGAGGAAACCGTTTCGGCCTGCCGTCCAGAAAGCTCATGAAGGAGATCAGCCGCGAAAGTCAACTCGTCCGCATGGACGAGAACGGCGCCGTCCAATTTCTCATTCGACCTGAGGGAATTTCTCGCCTGCGCTGACTCGGACTTGGAGCCGCTTGCATCTTGGCGATTCTATCGCTATATTGCCGCAGGCATAACCGAGGAGCATGCGGCATTATCATGAAACTTGCGGGATACAAAAAGATCAGGCTGTTGTCTGCCGGATCGCACTGGTCGCATTTTGAGGCGGTCGATGCCGCCCTGGGCGCCCGCGTATGGTTGTTGGTCTTTAAACTCCCCGCCGAAGATGAGATACTTTCGGCTCTGAAATCGATCGTACGCGAGGCCGCGATCCTGAACCATCCGAATATTCTTACTCCTCTGGATGCAAAACGAATCGACGATGCTCTGGTTTTGGTCTATCCCGTTTTTGCGGGAGAGTCTCTGCAGAGTTTGATTCTGCGCGGTGTTCCTATCGTCGAACGGCGCGTAACTGCGGTTCTAAAACAGGCGGCTGCCGCGCTGCAGTTTGCCCGTATCCGCGGCTTTGCTCATGGGCTGCTTTCGCCGGAGCAAGTTTTCTTGTCCAACACCAGCGATGAGGTTAAGGTGTTCGGCTTCGGCTTGGGGCGTTTTTTGCGCTCAATCGTCCAGTCCATTGACTCCGACAAAACCCTGCCTCCCGTATGCGAAATCGACGACGCCTTTGCTTTGGGTGCATTGGCTTATCAAATGCTTATCGGCAAAATTATCCCCGATCTATCGCCTGAAAAGGCGGCATTTTTGCGGCCGCCGAAGGAGATCAATCCCAAGCTTTCTCAGCCGCTTTCCGATCTCGTTTGCTCATTGATGGACACCGAGGAACATCGTCGGGCGCCGATCAGCCGAGTCGTCGATTTATTGCTGCCTCAGCCCCAGGAGGAAGAACTGGACAAAGCACCTGAAAAAGGGGCGGCGGCATTTCTTACTGAACGATTTGAAAAGCTGAAAAAATATCTGCATATGCGTGGTTCACGCGGAAGATGGGCGGTGATCGTAACCGTTTTGTCTTTGACTATGGTTACCATTCTCACATCCGTTTTGATGCGCTATGCCTCCGGCGGCCTCAAAGGAGCGAATCGCGAGGAATATTTTAAATTTATTCAAGAGGCTGCGGAACCGAATCTTGCTTCCACTGAAAACGAAAAGGAAAAGGAAAATGTGAATCAGGGTGCTCAGCAGACGACTCGTTTACCGGTTGATCCGTTAAAAATCGACGAATCTCCGCTCGAAAAAAGGATAGAAAGAAACAGTGCGGTTTTCGTTTTTCCTCGTCCTCCATTCGCTGACCGTATTCGAATTGACAATGGCGAACTGCAGCCCTTGCCGGCGTCCCTCGAAATTCCTTTCGGTACGCATCGCATT
The candidate division KSB1 bacterium DNA segment above includes these coding regions:
- the lptE gene encoding LPS assembly lipoprotein LptE, with the protein product MKKNNRKSFFLALGIIIALQSCAYYSLKGSLPPHLKTVAVPLFENQTSEFGIAEKLTDTVINELVRDGSLKIADRSVADVLIEGIITSVNDRPGAFSQDERVQDINVYISVSVKVTDQVKQTVMWNERLTQFGVYDPSSGPEGRQQAYEEAFAKISQEILNKTVSTW
- a CDS encoding tetratricopeptide repeat protein, yielding MPFIAFENSDIDWLKRKVEQNPASIFHARLADYYLRQKEYDRALEHAQKSVVLHPDYPSAHWVLAKCYYERQEYDKANKSLQDLLRLDPQHPAALKLSCELMKQVGDLYKAKEYLRRILEIDPADKDIVKQLAGEEERLEPADRSASHAAPEASAPSIPAARIDESQEPQAPPARTVEEAPEQPSETNWDISQFEFLNTETVPGAPTPEPSPWPAMEVTPTPETEETPAAAPQNLDWLFDTQQTGPQPETPVEENGSVEFQTAFPADEAEETAPAASVEEPPSVQDDFDLNWDSIQQDLNLQSETRQFNEMLEEIFRIDLDVEEQQEKQEHALIQNAAYEPEAAEENPIEFSLEEPFTDAGAPADAEFQPSFQEPFSNGVQMPAAETDQSEKSGSNLFEQIFGTSNPTQNETIPAEPFAPASSTGKDERPSRNIDIKDVLAGLDIREDAILQEAPQIEAVKPPEEPSRPGIQRPPFAGEEEYPPAEESEADKSSVSYGVESHGEPEEEKSVRRAPTKFITPTLGEIYASQGQYAKAIGVYENLLKNDPQNIVYRQKLEWLRQKLQEQQLSGLQ
- a CDS encoding SDR family oxidoreductase, whose translation is MKILVTGGAGFIGSHVVDAYLRLGHEVVVIDNLSTGRKSNLNPSARFIQADICDLQLAELFTAERFDLVNHHAAQMDVRLSVADPIFDAQTNIIGTLNILQNCIRTGVKKVIFASSGGVVYGEQDYFPADENHPQRPYCPYGVAKLTGEKYLFFYRLTYGLQYTAFRYANVYGPRQNPHGEAGVVAIFLQKLLRGEQPIINGDGGQTRDFVYIDDVVAANIAALTDADGEILNIGTGIETSVNELYDLLMRLCDSKIAAKYGPAKAGEQRRSVLDVRRAAEVLGWRPRVSLEEGLARTIEFFRHFESRG
- a CDS encoding sigma-54 dependent transcriptional regulator; protein product: MPRSEQAVIIDPAREEHWREVQRDVGIIGESDKTRQLIETIEQVAPTDISVLITGESGTGKELVARAIHLRSKRRNAPLITVNSSAIPEGILESELFGHEKGSFTGASGTRKGYFELAHRGSIFLDEIGELPLSIQAKLLRVLEVREFMRVGGTVVQEVDVRFIAATNRRLDEEVRKGNFRQDLYFRLNAVHIHVPALRERREDIIPLAQKFINDFCRHNHIEFEGFTESAYHLMQQYDWPGNVRELRNLVEKVIVLERGRRIDDVTLRKYISPYAFSEKALPVPIERPKEELERELLLRVLLEIKSEIAQLRELLLAGGSKRYSLYPWRGDAFTPEAEVVRAEEEEAPETMSDMEREMIISTLAKTNGNRRQAAKILGISERTLYRKILKYGLRDEKK
- a CDS encoding glycosyltransferase family 2 protein: MGKRVFSDRIGSQEIDISVVIVTFNNRFTIGRCIETLARFMSPLQVELILIDNASSDGTKTLLEEIDRRLHSDFASLTIMFNSKNLGYTQAVNQGLVLCRGRWVLLLNPDIEFVAPILATLTALFSRSEIVAVAPQLRYPDGKIQPSCRRFPIKRDILFEVLGLSRLFPHSTFFNRWRMPDFAHDHSCAVEQPQGAFLLIRRSIMQTVGLLDERFPMFFSDVDLCRRLCRHGVIWFCSEGYVVHLKGVSVHQVRDRMIVSSHRSFADYFAKYDQTNRQAAATLLIRFVLLCALPIRLAAVVLQKR